A portion of the uncultured Draconibacterium sp. genome contains these proteins:
- a CDS encoding outer membrane beta-barrel protein has product MKRTASILCIAFFMFSAISVMAQYPSVTFFGGANMASTDMKFGETDTDLEDSFKPLYGMNIGALYEYVLDKDRSQEIAVEGGLLFETKGYHQKLEEENYHHNNKTTLYFVDVPVYLKYIYRFRSLNKIYVGAGGFAGAGLFGNESITFQFNGAESTSSSETVAWGSEGDYKRLDYGVSGKVGFLMHNGLNICVSYDYGLADIAQIETQEAKTRTLRLSLGYTMKFDD; this is encoded by the coding sequence ATGAAAAGAACCGCATCGATTTTGTGTATAGCCTTTTTTATGTTTAGCGCCATTTCTGTGATGGCACAGTACCCATCAGTTACTTTTTTTGGTGGTGCCAATATGGCGTCAACCGATATGAAATTCGGCGAAACCGATACAGACCTTGAAGATTCGTTTAAACCACTTTATGGAATGAATATTGGCGCACTATATGAATATGTTTTAGACAAAGATCGTTCTCAGGAAATTGCCGTTGAAGGAGGCTTGCTGTTCGAAACAAAAGGTTACCATCAAAAATTGGAAGAAGAGAATTATCATCATAATAATAAAACAACGCTTTACTTTGTTGATGTACCTGTTTATTTGAAATACATTTATCGGTTTAGGTCGTTAAATAAAATATATGTTGGTGCTGGTGGTTTTGCCGGTGCCGGATTATTTGGAAATGAATCGATAACTTTTCAATTCAATGGCGCAGAATCAACCAGTAGTTCCGAAACCGTTGCATGGGGCAGCGAAGGAGACTATAAACGTTTGGATTATGGCGTTTCGGGCAAAGTTGGATTTCTGATGCATAATGGCCTGAATATTTGCGTTTCGTACGATTATGGACTGGCTGATATTGCACAAATTGAAACCCAGGAAGCCAAAACCAGGACACTTCGTTTATCGCTGGGCTATACAATGAAATTTGATGATTAG
- a CDS encoding MFS transporter, which produces MEAKKQNYTVPIIMMILLFGMIAFVTNLAAPMGVVLKSQFGASNFQGMMGNAANFIAYAVMGIPGGLLLQKIGYKKTALIAIAVGFVGVGIQYLSGHSSESMAFTVYLIGAFVAGFSMTLLNTVVNPMLNTLGGEGNKGNQLIQVGGSFNSVMATFTPAFVGILIGSQVANARITDIFPVMYIALGIFALAFFVLLAVNIPEPHVSAASESLKSLMSGAMQFRHFIFGAIGIFVYVGVEVGVPGTLIFWLTDPNAAIAIDAGTAGSVAGTYWLLMLVGRLVGASIGSTVSSKTMLTFASFVGMILVLLAIILPTSTVVSMPVFQAQGSSMSFAFAQVPINAMLLVLVGLCTSIMWGGIFNLAVEGLGKYVAAASGIFMTLVVGGGLLPLVQNAVADGLGFQPSYWVPFLGLAYLFFYATIGSKVLKRAESVKL; this is translated from the coding sequence ATGGAAGCTAAAAAACAAAATTACACAGTACCTATTATCATGATGATTCTGCTGTTTGGTATGATTGCATTTGTTACCAATTTGGCAGCTCCAATGGGTGTTGTGCTTAAGTCGCAGTTCGGTGCAAGTAATTTCCAGGGAATGATGGGTAATGCCGCAAACTTTATTGCCTACGCCGTAATGGGAATTCCTGGTGGTCTTTTACTTCAAAAAATTGGTTATAAAAAGACTGCTTTAATTGCGATTGCAGTTGGTTTTGTGGGTGTTGGAATTCAATATCTATCGGGCCACTCAAGCGAATCAATGGCATTTACTGTTTACCTGATTGGTGCATTTGTTGCAGGTTTTTCAATGACTTTGTTAAACACTGTTGTAAACCCAATGCTTAATACCCTTGGTGGAGAAGGAAACAAAGGAAACCAGTTAATCCAGGTTGGAGGTTCATTCAACTCGGTAATGGCAACTTTTACTCCTGCTTTTGTAGGTATTTTAATTGGATCACAAGTAGCTAATGCCCGAATCACCGATATTTTCCCAGTAATGTACATTGCATTAGGTATTTTTGCTTTGGCTTTCTTTGTACTGTTGGCAGTAAATATTCCTGAACCTCACGTTAGTGCTGCATCAGAATCATTAAAAAGTTTGATGTCAGGTGCTATGCAATTCCGTCACTTTATTTTCGGAGCTATCGGTATTTTTGTATACGTAGGTGTTGAAGTTGGAGTACCTGGAACACTGATTTTCTGGTTAACAGATCCAAATGCCGCTATTGCAATTGATGCCGGTACTGCCGGTTCGGTGGCCGGTACATATTGGTTGCTTATGCTTGTTGGTCGTTTGGTTGGTGCATCAATCGGTAGCACGGTATCAAGTAAAACCATGTTAACTTTTGCTTCATTCGTTGGAATGATATTAGTTCTTTTAGCAATTATTTTACCTACGTCAACTGTAGTAAGTATGCCGGTATTCCAGGCACAAGGTAGTTCAATGTCATTTGCTTTTGCACAAGTGCCAATTAACGCCATGCTACTTGTTTTAGTAGGACTTTGTACATCAATTATGTGGGGTGGTATTTTTAACCTTGCTGTTGAAGGTTTGGGTAAATATGTTGCTGCTGCTTCAGGTATTTTTATGACACTTGTAGTAGGTGGTGGATTGCTTCCTTTGGTACAGAATGCTGTGGCCGACGGATTAGGATTCCAGCCTTCGTACTGGGTACCATTCCTCGGATTAGCATACCTGTTCTTCTATGCAACAATTGGTAGTAAAGTACTTAAACGTGCCGAAAGCGTTAAATTGTAG
- a CDS encoding UDP-glucose--hexose-1-phosphate uridylyltransferase, producing MSFNIEDHPHKRYNPLNGDWILVSPHRAKRPWQGQVEKPVVEERPKYDPNCYLCAGNERAGGKINPDYKGTFVFTNDFSALLTDTPEGGIDDGELFQAQSESGICKVICFSEDHSLTIPEMEVADIRKVVDLWCEQYTELGENPTINYVQIFENKGAIMGCSNPHPHGQIWSSKGIPTEPAKECKTQKTYFDKHGRTMLLDYVNAELEKKERLLDENDSFVALIPFWAVWPFEAMIVSKRPVQNILELTDDERTDLADIYKKLTVMYDNLFETSFAYSAGLHQAPTDGEDHPEWHLHMHFYPPLLRSATVKKFMVGYEMLGTPQRDITAEGAAKRLRDLPKTHFKKN from the coding sequence ATGAGTTTTAATATAGAAGACCATCCTCATAAAAGATATAACCCACTAAATGGCGATTGGATTTTAGTGTCGCCACACCGGGCGAAAAGACCATGGCAGGGACAGGTTGAAAAACCGGTTGTTGAAGAACGACCTAAATATGATCCGAATTGTTACCTCTGCGCAGGTAACGAAAGAGCCGGAGGAAAAATTAACCCTGATTACAAGGGAACCTTTGTTTTTACCAACGATTTTAGTGCATTGCTTACCGATACTCCAGAGGGAGGTATTGATGACGGCGAATTATTTCAGGCACAGAGCGAAAGCGGTATCTGTAAGGTAATTTGCTTTAGCGAAGATCACAGCCTTACGATTCCGGAAATGGAAGTAGCCGATATTCGTAAAGTAGTCGACTTGTGGTGTGAGCAATATACAGAACTGGGTGAAAATCCAACGATTAATTACGTTCAGATATTTGAGAACAAAGGCGCAATTATGGGATGTTCAAATCCGCACCCTCATGGGCAGATTTGGTCATCAAAAGGAATTCCTACCGAACCGGCAAAAGAGTGCAAAACACAAAAAACATATTTTGATAAGCATGGCCGCACCATGTTGCTCGACTATGTAAATGCCGAATTGGAAAAGAAAGAACGTTTGCTCGACGAGAATGATTCGTTTGTGGCTCTCATTCCTTTTTGGGCGGTTTGGCCGTTTGAGGCAATGATAGTTAGTAAGCGGCCAGTACAGAATATTTTGGAATTAACCGACGATGAGCGAACCGACTTAGCAGATATCTACAAAAAATTAACCGTTATGTACGATAACCTGTTTGAAACATCGTTTGCTTATTCTGCAGGTTTGCACCAGGCGCCAACCGATGGCGAAGACCATCCGGAATGGCATTTACATATGCATTTTTATCCGCCATTATTGCGTTCAGCAACGGTTAAAAAATTTATGGTTGGTTACGAAATGCTTGGAACCCCACAGCGTGATATTACGGCAGAAGGCGCTGCTAAAAGATTACGGGATTTACCGAAGACTCATTTCAAAAAGAATTAA
- a CDS encoding metallophosphoesterase has translation MYDIIGDVHGYAVKLKKLLLEMGYQKTNGSYSHPARKAIFVGDFINRGPEIRKTIRIIKAMVERGNAYAILGNHELNAIIYHLKDKEGRSIISKPSKYFLSLFKTINEYSAGSKELDEQLRWMRTLPLYLDLGEIRIVHACWCEDAIKVADTLYEDGRIRKKVFRKVYKKSSSEEAKSVWRLTKGVNLKFPSDIRVISNKGVSPRSFRIRWWDNLEGMTFKDASFESKFSMPAYTIPTEIIPKTFPYPDDAPIVFFGHYCRGAGPYIIKHNVCCVDSCVAGTKSLLAYRWSGEKELDMNHLVKI, from the coding sequence ATGTACGACATTATTGGCGATGTTCATGGTTATGCAGTCAAGCTTAAAAAGCTTCTGCTTGAAATGGGATACCAAAAAACGAATGGTAGTTATTCGCATCCAGCGCGTAAAGCCATTTTTGTGGGCGATTTTATTAATCGTGGACCAGAGATCAGAAAAACCATAAGGATAATTAAAGCAATGGTTGAAAGAGGCAATGCATATGCGATACTTGGAAATCATGAGCTAAATGCCATTATTTATCATTTGAAGGATAAAGAGGGAAGATCAATCATTTCAAAACCCAGTAAATATTTTTTGTCGCTTTTTAAAACGATTAATGAATATTCAGCAGGATCGAAAGAATTGGATGAACAATTAAGGTGGATGCGCACATTACCACTTTATCTCGATTTGGGCGAGATAAGGATTGTACACGCTTGTTGGTGTGAAGACGCTATTAAAGTAGCGGATACTTTATATGAAGATGGCAGAATAAGGAAAAAGGTTTTTCGTAAAGTTTATAAAAAGTCAAGTTCAGAAGAGGCAAAAAGTGTATGGCGACTTACTAAAGGTGTGAACCTAAAATTTCCGTCAGACATAAGAGTGATAAGTAATAAAGGTGTTTCGCCTCGTTCTTTTCGAATTCGGTGGTGGGATAACCTGGAAGGAATGACTTTTAAAGATGCGTCGTTTGAAAGTAAGTTCTCGATGCCGGCTTATACCATCCCAACTGAAATTATTCCAAAAACCTTTCCTTACCCCGATGATGCCCCGATTGTTTTCTTTGGACACTACTGCAGAGGGGCAGGTCCGTACATAATAAAACACAATGTTTGTTGCGTTGATTCGTGTGTTGCAGGTACAAAATCGCTTTTAGCTTATCGCTGGAGTGGAGAAAAGGAGCTAGATATGAATCATTTAGTAAAAATATAG